The Candidatus Rokuibacteriota bacterium genome has a segment encoding these proteins:
- a CDS encoding DeoR family transcriptional regulator yields MSRAVIFAAGRWIWPVDLRLRALDAERPVAPEVPDARSSCLERLSSRQRDIARHAREGEALHRRDVMARYGISGETARRDLAALVRLGILRRDGRRRGCRYAAVSAAPADGGNVQ; encoded by the coding sequence GTGAGTCGCGCGGTGATCTTCGCGGCCGGCCGATGGATCTGGCCGGTCGATCTCCGCCTGCGTGCTCTCGACGCCGAGCGGCCGGTCGCGCCGGAGGTTCCGGACGCTCGGTCGAGTTGCCTCGAGCGGCTCTCGTCACGGCAGCGGGACATCGCCCGGCACGCGCGCGAGGGCGAGGCGCTTCACCGCCGTGACGTCATGGCGCGGTACGGCATCTCCGGCGAGACGGCCCGACGGGACCTCGCGGCACTGGTGCGGCTCGGCATCCTGCGACGCGACGGCCGCCGGCGCGGCTGCCGGTACGCCGCGGTGAGCGCGGCGCCCGCCGACGGCGGGAATGTGCAGTGA